One stretch of Rhipicephalus sanguineus isolate Rsan-2018 chromosome 10, BIME_Rsan_1.4, whole genome shotgun sequence DNA includes these proteins:
- the LOC125760156 gene encoding proteoglycan 4-like codes for MVRKQRFVAPGLEETPERQTVPAIGDRPLEKAKEALPRSQATSKPPATTAAPPKPASNTSAPAAPAATTPAAPRNAARPHLRSSSGTRVGLATFELDSDPWARETVALLKKQEDEEYQNFEAWLARKRATQRAAIHAAHASTSSAQTPTASPNHLEQQAVTTIGDWLLNKAKDAAPVAADLPEPAAVTTPADADAPASAHAATSEDEAMDATATSRKRGREEDAAEGPRKQASTHATAATTTTTAAAAPAASPSMRDDAASLTATPTALLAQAASAGTVAAPPVAPVQRRKKNKRNARPKRRLPARVYETFAAEAPTAPRPHNSTVAVPRPCPGPLPAEDDFVTVVSKAAQRRARALEAAAVAIDPTVVGTALFRPSAPGGSFSGSPRLTLAAALAKRPGVTAVRVNHRLNIVAADASTPSCLSELLAIRELGGVPVTAREPADRRSSTGFVYGVDGDLTNAELLAGITSAVPVLSATREGASVKLRFAEPLPPERVVLFGLRLRVRHVRPRPRQCQQCGRFGHVAEACQRKGACIRCGRQHLETESCKPRCVNCGGAHTADTPACPRWQEERRVATLIAATPTPLSRRAVKAAVREESREVRSYAAAVKNKLLEGNTTDPGLQRPSPAPRRSLLPTASSPRSSLPATPPAAPAEDPRDTLITNLLATLQAVMQFLPEEHPLRATCLQALGTRSGAPGSE; via the exons ATGGTACGGAAGCAGAGGTTTGTTGCTCCTGGGCTG GAGGAGACTCCCGAGCGCCAGACCGTTCCTGCCATCGGTGACCGGCCACTGGAGAAGGCCAAGGAGGCGCTACCACGCTCCCAGGCCACTTCGAAGCCTCCCGCCACCACTGCGGCACCCCCTAAGCCTGCCAGCAACACCTCGGCACCTGCTGCCCCTGCTGCAACCACACCCGCCGCTCCTCGCAATGCCGCGAGGCCTCACCTGCGCTCGAGCTCGGGCACTCGAGTGGGTCTCGCGACATTCGAGCTCGACAGTGATCCATGGGCACGAGAAACTGTAGCCCTACTGAAAAAACAGGAAGACGAGGAGTACCAGAACTTCGAAGCCTGGCTAGCTCGTAAGCGTGCCACACAGCGTGCTGCAATCCACGCGGCACATGCAAGCACGAGCTCGGCACAAACACCGACTGCGAGCCCCAACCATTTGGAGCAGCAGGCGGTGACAACAATCGGAGATTGGCTGCTCAACAAGGCCAAGGACGCAGCACCAGTTGCCGCCGACCTTCCCGAACCAGCAGCAGTTACCACGCCAGCCGACGCAGACGCGCCGGCTAGTGCACATGCCGCGACGTCGGAAGACGAAGCCATGGACGCCACGGCGACCTCGCGTAAGCGGGGACGCGAGGAAGACGCAGCGGAAGGCCCGCGGAAGCAAGCGAGCACTCACGCAACAGcggcaaccacaacaacaacagctGCAGCAGCACCTGCCGCTTCCCCCTCCATGCGGGACGACGCGGCGAGCCTGACAGCAACTCCTACAGCCCTCCTCGCACAGGCGGCCTCCGCCGGCACCGTTGCTGCGCCCCCTGTGGCTCCAGtgcaaaggagaaagaaaaacaagcggAATGCTCGCCCCAAGCGCCGGCTCCCGGCGCGCGTGTACGAGACATTCGCAGCAGAGGCCCCGACTGCTCCGAGGCCTCACAACTCCACGGTCGCCGTGCCGCGCCCGTGTCCAGGCCCCCTGCCAGCTGAGGACGACTTCGTCACCGTCGTCTCCAAGGCAGCACAGCGGAGAGCCAGGGCACTCGAGGCCGCGGCTGTTGCGATCGATCCTACTGTGGTAGGGACAGCCCTGTTCCGTCCCTCAGCCCCTGGCGGTTCTTTCAGCGGATCGCCGCGTCTGACACTCGCGGCGGCACTCGCTAAGCGGCCCGGTGTGACGGCGGTGCGTGTCAACCACCGTCTAAACATCGTGGCCGCGGACGCGTCGACGCCGTCGTGTTTGTCGGAACTCCTCGCCATCAGGGAGCTCGGCGGCGTCCCTGTCACTGCCAGGGAGCCCGCGGATCGTCGCTCCAGCACCGGCTTCGTCTACGGCGTGGACGGCGACCTGACGAACGCGGAGCTACTCGCGGGCATCACATCGGCGGTTCCCGTGCTCTCGGCAACGAGGGAGGGAGCCTCGGTGAAGCTACGATTCGCCGAACCGCTCCCACCTGAACGAGTCGTGCTGTTCGGCCTGCGGTTGCGGGTGCGACATGTGAGGCCGCGACCACGCCAGTGCCAGCAGTGCGGTCGCTTCGGCCACGTTGCCGAGGCATGTCAGCGCAAGGGAGCGTGCATCCGCTGCGGCCGCCAACACCTGGAGACGGAGAGCTGCAAGCCCCGCTGCGTCAACTGCGGCGGGGCTCATACAGCTGACACCCCCGCCTGTCCTCGCTGGCAGGAGGAAAGGAGAGTGGCCACGCTCATCGCCGCCACTCCAACGCCGCTCTCGAGAAGGGCGGTCAAGGCCGCAGTACGCGAGGAGTCCCGTGAGGTGCGCTCCTACGCTGCTGCGGTTAAGAACAAACTTCTCGAGGGCAACACCACGGATCCCGGCCTGCAGCGcccatctcctgcgccgcgccgaTCTCTCCTGCCAACGGCGAGCTCCCCCAGGTCGAGCCTGCCTGCTACCCCACCCGCTGCGCCTGCCGAGGACCCGCGGGACACTCTCATCACAAACCTGCTGGCCACACTGCAGGCGGTGATGCAATTCCTTCCTGAGGAGCACCCGCTGCGAGCCACCTGCCTCCAGGCGCTCGGCACGCGGTCCGGTGCCCCCGGGAGCGAGTAG